The Halobacillus amylolyticus nucleotide sequence TACATTGTTGAAAAAGTTGTATCCATACCCAGTCGAACTCTTAGTCCGTAAAAAAATGCGTTTGAAGAAGAATAATGTGTATATTGTTAGAATGAAGGATAATGCGGAAAAGGTATTAAAGGATTTAGAAATCTTGAATGGACCTCTTTCCATCAATCCAGAAATTCCGAAGAAATATTTAAAATCAACTGGCGGTAAGCGTGCTTACTTGCGTGGAGCCTTTCTGGCCGGAGGATCAGTCAATAATCCTGAGACTTCTTCTTATCATTTAGAAATTTACTCGTCTGATGAATCCCATAATGAAGCATTATGTGAGCTAATGAACGGTTTTGATCTACATGCAAGGACATTGGAGAGAAAAAAAGGTTTTATTACTTATTTAAAGGAAGCAGAGAAAATTACAGAACTAATTAGTAATATTGGGGCTCACCAGGCTTTATTCAAATTTGAAGATGTACGTATTGTTCGGGATATGCGTAATTCAGTAAACCGCCTCGTCAATTGTGAAACAGCTAATTTAAATAAAACAATCGGTGCAGCATTTAGACAAGTAGAAAATATCAGGTTTATTAAAAAGTCCGTTGGTTTAGATGCATTGCCTGACAAACTTCAAGAAATCGCCACTTTACGCCTGCAGCATCAAGAGGTATCACTAAAAGAGTTAGGTGAGTTGGTCTCAGGAGCACCGATAAGTAAGTCAGGTATTAACCATCGTCTACGAAAAATTGACGATTTTGCGAACAAAGTTAGGCGTGGAGAAGTGAAGGAAAGTAATCAAAACTAATGTAATCTTAAATATTTCATGCTATAATGATTTAAAATTAAGGAACGCTTTCAACCGGGGAGCGTTCTTTATTTAAAGGGATTGTATGCGCTTTCTGAAAATAATCGAAGTGACAATAGAGAGAGGAGAATGATTGGTGATTGAACAGTCGATAACCATTGAACTAGAAACAGGATTACAAGCGAGACCTGCTGCACAATTTGTACAACAGGCTAACCGCTTTTCATCCCACATATTTATTGAGAAGGATAAAAAGCGTGTGAACGCTAAGAGTATCATGGGTCTTATGAGTTTGGCAGTAGGTCATGGTGAAGAAATTACACTAATAGCAGATGGTACCGATGAAGAACACGCTGTAAATCAGTTAGCTGATTTTGTTAAAGAATAGTAGACATTTTCATGTGAATATATGAACAATTTGTGAATGATAAGACATAAGGGAACGTTCTCATATGATGTACTTCGATAAAAGCAATAGTAAAAGCCCGCTGGTTCCGCCAGCGGGCTTTTACTAAATAAATTATTTATCGCTCGTCTTTTCCATGACTTTATCAATTAAACCGTACTCAACGGCTTCGTGTGCAGACATGAAGTTATCACGATCAGTATCGCGCTCAATTACTTCAAGAGGTTGACCTGTGCGTTCAGAGAGGATCTGGTTAAGTTTCTCGCGCATCTTAATAATGCGCTTCGCATGAATTTCGATATCGGATGCTTGGCCTTGTGTACCGCCAAGTGGTTGGTGAATCATAACTTCACTGTTAGGTAATGCATAACGTTTTCCTTTTGCACCAGCGTTAAGAAGGAAAGCACCCATGGAAGCTGCCATACCTGTGCAGATTGTAGATACGTTAGGTCCAATAAACTGCATCGTGTCATAGATGGCCATACCAGATGTAATGGATCCACCCGGAGAGTTGATATAAAGTGAAATGTCTTTCTCAGGATCCTCAGCAGCTAAGAATAATAGCTGTGCGACGATTGAGTTGGAAACATTATCATCAATAGGACTGCCTAGCATAATAATCCGATCTTTTAATAAACGGGAATAAATGTCATAGGCGCGTTCTCCGCGATTTGTTTGCTCAATTACTGTTGGGATTAAATTCATTTGTAATTTCCTCCTTTTCATCATTACATATATGATGGAATATGTTTTTATCATACAGTTAAGGTCAGGAAAGGTCAAACGAAAAGATTGTTCCATTTTGACCTATTTCCTTGGTACTTAGCCGAACTTTTTCAGAGTCCGTTTAACCGAACTTCCCTATACCATCATACCCTAATTCATTAGGGATAAACCTATGATTTATAATGAAAATTAGTTAGATTCAAATACAAATGGTCTTGATTTTACTCACAAACAACCGTATAATAGATTTTGCCTTTCGTAATTTGCGCCCGTAGCTCAGTTGGATAGAGCGATAGATTCCGGTTCTATGTGTCGGGGGTTCGAATCCTCTCGGGCGCGCTACTGTAATAGTTGATCTGGCTTTCTCCCACACTGTTTAATTTTGCAGGTGGGAGTTTTTCAGTTGAATACTTTAGTCTTTTTCAGTAGTATTAACTATTATCAAGCATGTTGATTGTGTATAGATAAGCCGCTTGCTCTTCCACGAAAAGGAGATATTATGACAACTATTATTCGTTTCAAAATCATATCAACAGAACAGATTCCAGAAGATCGCAGAATTCATGTTTTTGATATACAGAGACAGAAAAGGCTGTCATTTAATTTAAAATCACTTTACCGTTCTCTTGAGCGCAGCGAAAGTGGGATAGAATTAAAAGAGTTTTTGGAAACGAAAAAATTTAAAATTGAACATGGGTTTTACGATTACAAGAGTCACGTTTCCTAACGTGGCTCTATTTATTTATAGAAGTTGTTCAAAAAGTCACCAAATGATAAACGGCGAATTTCTTCGTTGCTCGGTTTTTCCGGTCCTCACGTATTAGAAGCATACGCTGTGGTCCTCAAAACTTTCGCGCCTCAAACTTCTTGTTTCTCATTTGGCAACTTTTTGAACACTCACTTATAATAATAATAGGAAAATGGTACATTTTAATTATTAGAGGGGGAGAAAGTATTGAATACATTAACACTCTACAGAAAGAATAACTGTTCATTATGTGATGAGGTAAAAGAACTGGTTGACTTTCTTTCCATGGAATATCAGATAAAAACTACCGAGGTTGATATTGAAGAAGACGAAGAGTTGCTCCAGGCTTATTTTCTTGAGATTCCCGTACTATTTATTAATGGAGAAAAAATTGACTATCGTCAAATTGATGTTTTTTCTTTAAGAGAGCGTTTACAGTAAGATTTTTGAGTTGCACAGCTTGATAGGCACTGGTAGTATATAGGGTGAAAAGGATATTTTTTTGCTCCGAGTGGGACGGATTGTGACTACCTGGGACATATCTATCCCAATGAATATACTTTTCAATATAAAGGAGCTTTTTCATGAGAGCTTTAATTGACTTACAAAAGAAATTATTTCCTGATGTTCTTGAGATTATGCAACGACGCTATCAACTACTTCACTATATTCGACTTATGCAGCCTGTGGGAAGAAGAGCATTATCTGATAACAGCCAGCTTGCTGAGCGAACGGTAAGAAGCGAAGTGGATTTCCTTAGTAAACAAGGGGCCGTAGAGATTACCTCAAGAGGTATGCATTTAACTTATGAAGGGCAAACCATTCTTGAACAGCTTGCCGAGTTTATAAAAGATGTTACGGGCATAAAGGTTTTAGAACAGCAGTTAAAGGAAAAATTAAAACTAGATCATGTTGTTGTTATCCCCGGGGATAGTGATGAGTTAGATTGGGTCAAACAGGAAATGGGTAAAGCTTGTGTTGAATACTTGAAAACACATTTAGATACAGGAGAAACGGTCGCCATTACCGGCGGATCGACCATGGCTTCCGTAGCGGAGATGATGACACCTCTTGAAAAAGCTAATCATTGTATGTTCGTCCCTGCCCGTGGAGGTCTCGGAGAGCGGGTAGAGAATCAGGCAAATACGATTTGCGCTGAAATGGCAAAAAAAGCACGGGGTGATTACCGGCTGCTTTATGTTCCAGATCCTCTAAGTGAAGAATCTTATCAGACGATCATCGAAGAACCTTCTATTAAAGAGATTCTTAATATGATTCGTAATGCAAGCATTGTTATTCATGGAGTGGGGGATGCTATTACAATGGCAGAGCGTCGTAAAACACCACAGACTCAATTAGAGATTATTAATGAGAGACAAGCTGTAGGAGAAGCCTTTGGATATTATTTTAATCAGACCGGCGAAATTGTTCACAAAGTACGAACAGTCGGCCTGCAGTTAGAAGATTTACCATCTGCTGGTGATGTGATTGCCGTGGCCGGCGGGAAATCCAAAGCACAGGCGATTGCTTCTTATTTTCAACCAGGTCAAAGTAATGTTCTAATCACTGATGAAGGTGCTGGATTAGAGTTAATAAGGGATTATCCCCTTTAAATAAAAAATGTTAACAATTCAAGGAGGAATTAAGCATGACTGTAAGAATTGGTATTAATGGTTTCGGACGTATAGGACGTAATGTTTTCCGTGCTGCACTTAAAAATAATGAGGTGGAAGTGGTTGCAGTAAACGATCTAACGGATGCAAATATGCTAGCACACCTGCTTCAATATGATACAGTTCACGGTAAACTTGATGAAGAAGTTACTGTAAATGGTGACAATCTAGTAGTAGGCGGGAAAGAAGTTAAAGTTCTTTCTGAAAAAGATCCTGCTAACCTTGGCTGGGGAGATCTTGGAGTTGAAATCGTTGTTGAGTCTACTGGACGTTTCACACAACGTGACGATGCGAAGAAACACCTTGATGCCGGCGCGAAGAAAGTTGTCATTTCTGCACCTGCGAAACAGGAAGATCTAACAGTGGTTATGGGTGTAAACGAAGATCAGTATGACAAAGATCAGCACCACGTAATTTCCAATGCTTCTTGTACAACAAACTGCCTTGCACCATACGCAAAAGTATTAAACGATAAATTTGGTCTTAAACGTGGAATGATGACAACGGTTCACTCTTACACAAACGACCAGCAAATCCTTGACCTGCCGCACAAAGACTATCGTCGTGCCCGGGCAGCGGCTGAGAACATCATCCCAACAACTACAGGTGCTGCTCAGGCCGTAGCGAAAGTTCTTCCTGAGCTTGATGGCAAGCTTAGCGGTATGGCTATGCGCGTTCCAACATCGAACGTATCTATCGTTGACCTTGTAGCTGAACTAGATAAAGATGTGACTGCGGAGGAAGTGAACGAAGCACTTAAAGCAGAAGCAGAAGGCAACCTTAAAGGAATTCTTGACTATAGTGATGAGCCGCTTGTTTCTACTGATTATAATGGAAACACTCACTCTTCTATTATTGATGGTCTTTCTACACTTACACTTGAAAACAATATGGTTAAAATTGTTTCATGGTATGATAACGAAACAGGATACTCTAACCGTTGTGTAGACCTAGCTGTATATCTTAAGAGCAAAGGACTATAATACGAGTATCACTGCTTAACAATTTCATGTATGCTAAATGATAAAGGGGGAGGTCCAAGCATGTCCTCCTCCTTTATCCATGTTTTGAAAGGTTCCTGGTTAGGCGTTTCACAGTAGAGGAAACGTACATAGTGGACAGGAACTAACCTGACCAATTTAAAGGAGGTTGTCCATTCATGAATAAGAAAACAATTCGTGATGTAGAAGTTCGGGGAAAAACCGTGTTTTGTCGCGTGGATTTTAACGTGCCAATGAGCGGAGGAGAAGTTTCTGATGACACTAGAATAAAGGCAGCATTGCCAACCATTCAGCATCTAACTAGCAATGGTGCCAAAGTGGTTCTTTCAAGTCACCTCGGACGACCCAAAGGGCAGGTCGTGGAAGAACTTCGCCTTGATCCAGTGGCTAAGCGATTAAGCGAGCTAATCGGTCAAACCATTACGAAGACCGATGGAGTAGTTGGCGAAGAAGTAAACACGGCGCTCTCTGAAACACAGGGTGGCGATATTCTCCTAATAGAAAATGTCCGCTTTCATCCTGGTGAAGAGAAAAATGATCCAGAGTTAGCTAAGGCCTTTGCCAATATGGCTGATTTGTATGTGAATGATGCGTTTGGGGCTGCACACCGTGCTCATGCATCAACGGCAGGTGTAGCTGAGCATATTCCTGCAGTAGCCGGCTTTTTAATGGAAAAAGAGATCAACGTATTAGGTAAAGCGTTATCGAATCCTGACCGGCCATTCACAGCGATTATCGGAGGGGCTAAAGTTAAAGATAAAATTGGCGTCATCGACAACCTCATTGATAAAGTAGATCATTTAATCATTGGCGGCGGATTAGCTTATACATTCGTGAAGGCGCAAGGTCACGAAATCGGCAAGTCGCTGCTTGAAGAAGATAAAGTTGAGCTTGCTAAAGAATATATGGAGAAAGCTGAGCAAAAAGGTGTCGATTTCTTAATGCCTGAAGATGTCATTGTTGCTGACGATTTCTCTGATTCTGCTAGTACGAAAGAAGTCGCGATCGATAACATTCCTGCAGATTGGGAAGCACTTGATATTGGTCCAAAAACGAGAGCTAACTATGCTAAAGTGATAAAAGATTCCAAGTTAGTCATTTGGAATGGCCCAATGGGTGTATTTGAACTAGAGACATTTGCGAATGGGACAAAAGATGTAGCAAAGGCTCTCGCAGATACAAAAGGCTATACAGTTATCGGCGGCGGGGACTCGGCTGCTGCTGTAGAGAAATTCGGCTACGCTGATGATATGGACCACGTATCGACTGGCGGCGGCGCTTCCCTAGAATTTATGGAGGGGAAAGACCTTCCTGGTGTCGCTCTGTTAAACGATAAATAATTTTTGGAGAGGTGATTAATATGCGTAAACAAGTGATTGCAGGTAACTGGAAGATGAACAAGACTCACACAGAGGCTGAAGAATTTATTCAAGCAGCAAAGAATGAAGTTCCATCTGCAAATGAAGTGGAATCCGTCGTTTGTGCCCCATTTCCATTTCTTCAAAAAATGGTAGAAGAAACAAAAGGAACGGCACTTGAAGTAGGTGCTCAAAATATGCATTTTGAGGAAAGCGGTGCGTTCACTGGTGAAGTAAGCCCGGTTATGCTCAAAGAACTTGGTGTCTCCTATGTTGTTCTTGGACACTCTGAACGTCGGGAAATTTTTAAAGAAACTGATGAAGAAGTAAACAAGAAAGTTCATGCAGCATTTAAGCATGAGTTAACTCCGATTGTTTGTGTTGGCGAAACCCTTGAACAGCGTGAAGCGGACCAAACGATGGATCATGTGGAGGCCCAGGTGAAAAAAGCATTGGAAGGTTTGTCAGATGAACAAGCATCCAACACCATCATTGCTTATGAGCCAATTTGGGCGATTGGGACAGGCCGTACAGCCACTTCTGAGCAAGCTAATGAAGTCTGTACACACATTCGCAAGGTTGTGGGCGACTTTGTTAACGCGGATGCAGCTGAAGCTGTACGTATTCAGTATGGCGGCAGTGTAAAGCCAGCTAACGTGGACGAGCTTCTATCCCAGTCTGACATTGACGGAGCATTAGTTGGAGGAGCAAGCTTAGAGGCTGATTCATTCTTAAAACTTGTGGAGGCAGGTAAGCATGAGTAATCAAAATTTAGCTGCTCTCATCATTCTCGATGGTTACGCCATTCGAGATGAAGAGATGGGGAATGCAGTTAAACAAGCAAATACTCCAAACTTTGATCGGTACTGGAGTGCCTTTCCACACGCACAGTTACAGGCCAGCGGTGAATCTGTCGGCCTTCCCGACGGTCAAATGGGGAATTCCGAAGTGGGTCACCTGAATATCGGTGCAGGCCGGGTGGTTTATCAAAGCTTAACCCGCATCAATTTATCGATTCGTGAAAAAGAGTTTATGAAAAATGACAAACTCATTAACGCAGTGACTCATGCGAAAGAGAATGATAAAGCCCTTCATATTTTCGGTCTGCTGTCTGATGGAGGCATTCATAGCCATATTAATCATATGTATGCACTTCTTCAGTTGGCGGCAAACCATGGTCTCGAGAAAGTGTATGTACATGGTTTTCTTGACGGGCGGGATGTCGATCAACAATCTGCCCTTACCTATATCCAACAAGCACAAGAGAAAATGCAGGAGCTTGGGGTTGGCCAGTTTGCCACGATTGCAGGCCGTTATTATGCAATGGACCGGGACAATCGCTGGGACCGCGTGAAAAAATCTTATGATGCGATTGCCTACGGTGAGGGTCCAGCTTATGCAGATCCCCTCGAAGCCGTTAAAGAATCCTATGAAAAAGAGATTTATGACGAATTCGTTGAACCTATTGTGATCACAGATGATAATGGTCATCATATAAGGTCGATAGAGGATGAGGACGCTGTTGTATTTTTCAACTTCCGTCCCGACCGCGCCATTCAAATTTCTCGTTCTTTTGCAAATAATGAATTTAATGATTTTGACCGTGGAGAAAACGCACCTAAGCATCTTCATTTTGTGAGTATGACACAGTACAGTGAGGCAGTAGATAGTAAAGTAGCTTTTGCACCGAATGAATTGAAAAATACGGTTGGGGAAGTATTAGCTGACAATAACATGAAGCAGCTGCGAATTGCTGAAACAGAGAAGTATCCACATGTTACGTTCTTTATGAGCGGCGGCCGCGAGAAAAAATTTGAAGGGGAAGAGCGTATCCTCATCGACTCTCCTAAGGTTGCTACTTATGATCTTCAGCCTGAAATGAGTGCACATGAAGTAACGGACGCTCTATTGAAGGAACTGGACGCAGATAAGCATAATGCGATCATATTGAACTTCGCCAACCCAGATATGGTTGGGCATTCCGGAATGCTTGAACCAACCATTAAGGCCATTGAAACTGTGGATGAGTGCTTAGGTAAAATCGTCGATAAAATCCATGATAAAGGCGGACATGCTATTATAACCGCTGACCACGGAAATTCTGATGAAGTGACAACCCTTGAGGGCAACCCGATGACGGCCCATACGACGAATCCCGTACCTGTTATCGTTACAAAAGAAGGCATACACCTTCGTCAGGACGGGATTCTAGGTGATCTATCACCAACCCTGTTACAACTGCTAAAGGTCCAGCAGCCAAAAGAAATGACAGGAAACTCATTATTTAAATAAAAAGGAGAGATTTTTAATGCCATATATTACAGACGTGTATGCACGTGAAGTACTAGATTCACGTGGTAACCCAACGGTTGAAGTTGAAATTTATACAGAATCTGGAGCCTTCGGAAGTGCTCTTGTGCCAAGCGGTGCTTCCACTGGTGAGTATGAAGCTGTAGAATTACGCGATGGTGACAAAGACCGTTACCTAGGAAAAGGAGTTCTTCAGGCAGTGGAGAACGTAAATGAAAAAATTGCTCCTAATCTATTAGGTATGGATGTAACACAGCAAGTCATCATAGATCAGCTTATGATCGAGCTTGATGGAACAGAAAACAAAGGGAAGCTAGGCGCTAACGCTATTCTTGGCGTATCTATGGCTGTTGCTCACGCTGCTGCTGACGTTGTAGGTCTTCCTCTCTATAAATACCTTGGAGGCTTTACGGCAGCGACCCTTCCAACGCCAATGATGAATATTCTAAATGGCGGGGAGCATGCAGATAACAATGTCGATATTCAAGAATTCATGATCATGCCTGTTGGTGCCCCAACCTTTAAGGAAGCTGTTCGCATGGGGGCAGAAATTTTCCACTCCTTGAAAAAAGTATTGAAAGCGAAGGGCTACAATACAGGTGTTGGTGACGAAGGCGGATTCGCTCCTAACCTGCAATCAAACGAAGAAGCTCTGTCAACGATCATTGAAGCCATTGAAGAAGCGGGTTACAAGCCTGACGAAGAAGTGAAGCTTGCCATGGACGTAGCCTCTTCTGAAATCTACGAAGATGGCAAATATAACCTTAAAGGTGAAGGCGTTGTTCGCACATCTGAGGAAATGGTGGATTGGTATGAAGAGCTCGTTAATAAATATCCAATCGTTTCTATTGAAGATGGACTTGACGAAAATGATTGGGAAGGTACGAAGCTGTTAACAGACCGTATTGGTGACCGTGTGCAGCTAGTTGGAGACGACTTGTTCGTTACAAATACAACGAAACTTGCGCGTGCGATTGAAGAGGGAATCGGTAACTCCATTCTGATCAAAGTAAACCAAATAGGCTCCCTTACAGAAACATTTGAGGCAATTGAAATGGCGAAGCGTGCAGGTTACACCGCAGTAATCTCACACCGCTCTGGTGAAACAGAAGATGCAACCATTGCTGACATCGCTGTGGCTACGAACGCTGGCCAAATTAAAACAGGTGCACCGTCACGAACAGACCGTGTAGCTAAGTATAATCAGCTACTTCGTATTGAAGATCAATTGCTTGGTACGGCCACTTATGCTGGCGGAAAAGCATTTTACAACTTGAATAAGTAATGGGAAGATAAGTCTTCCTTACATTGAGACCACTGGCTAATGTGCTAGTGGTCTTTTTGGTTGTCAGCGTAAACCGAACTGCCCCACGTCAGCATAAAAGTTAGGAACAGAATCTTCCCCTGTCGTGTTTACCGGCGTTCTTGCGCTTTTGTTCTTGGATAAAATTGCATTCAAGGAACTCTTATTCTGTGTTATCATGGACAGTAGTTGTAAGATTAGATAGTAGGAGAGCAAAAGCATGAAGAAGTGGATAGTCATTACCATTTGGCTGATCGTTTGCTATGTAGCTTTTACAGGCTATTCGATTTGGACATATGGGGAAAATCAAGCTAACAAACAAGCTGAAGCAGCCATTGTATTAGGGGCAGCTCAATGGAATGGAGAGCCAAGCCCTGTTTTTGAAGGACGATTGAAACAAGGGATTGAACTTTATAAGGACGGCCAGGTAGACTATTTAATTTTTACCGGTGGTTCAAGCGAGGAAGCTGTTGCTTCAGAAGCTGAGGTGGGACGTGAATATGCACTAGAGAAAGGTGTCCCTAAGTCAGATATTCTCATTGAAAGTACTTCACAAGTTACGAAAGAAAACTTAAGTAATGCAAAGCAGGTGGCAAAAAAGGAAGAGGTGAATTCCTTTTTAATTGTCAGTGATCAGTATCATTTAAAAAGAGCTGTAGCTATGGCAAGGGAAAATGGAATGAAGGCAATAGGTGTTCCCACGGACTATTCCGCCTATCAAACACTAGAAACAAAAATGCCATTTTTCTTAAGGGAATGGGTATATTTTCTTGGTTATAAACTTCTCGATCCTTTTGTTTGAAAGAGGGAATGTAATGAAATTAATAGAAGCAATGAAAGACCGGCGCTCTATCCATGACTTCAGAAAAGAGCTTGTTGATGAAGCAACCTTGGAAGAGATATTTAGATTAGCAAGCTGGGCACCAAACCATCGGTTAAAAGAACCATGGGAAGTGATGCTGTTTCAAAATGATGCGGCGCGAGATTATGCGGAGTTAGTGATTGAAAGCTATATAAAAGAAGGATTTGCCGCAGGGTATGATTCAGTTAAAACGAATAAAATGATGCAAGGGATTAAACAGTTTATGATTGATATCCCGCATCATGCCCTGATCTATATGGAACATGATACAGACTTTCACAAATTTGAAGAGGATTATGCCGCTGTTTGCGCCTTTATTCAGAATGCACAATTAGCTGCTTGGGAAAAAGGGGTTGGTGTTCTCTGGACAACCAGCCCATACATACATGACCATGATTTTATTGAAGGGATAGGGCTTGATCCAGTGTATCATAAAGTAGCAGGGGTCTTACAGATGGGTTATCCTGCTCGTGTCCCCAGGCCAAAGCCCAGATCCCCCGTGGATGTCACCTTTCGTAACGATTCTTTTAATAAAAAAATCTGATGCCCAATTTAGCGGGCATCAGATTTTTTCTGTTCTTCATTCCTTTGCTTCTCATCAGGCAATGGATCAACCGTGTGTTTATAATTATATCCCTTTGAAATAGCTGCCGCAGAGGCGCCAGCGACTCCAAGGACAATAACAATACAGATAGTCATAACGATCGTAAATGTCATGGGAA carries:
- a CDS encoding glutaredoxin family protein encodes the protein MNTLTLYRKNNCSLCDEVKELVDFLSMEYQIKTTEVDIEEDEELLQAYFLEIPVLFINGEKIDYRQIDVFSLRERLQ
- the eno gene encoding phosphopyruvate hydratase, producing the protein MPYITDVYAREVLDSRGNPTVEVEIYTESGAFGSALVPSGASTGEYEAVELRDGDKDRYLGKGVLQAVENVNEKIAPNLLGMDVTQQVIIDQLMIELDGTENKGKLGANAILGVSMAVAHAAADVVGLPLYKYLGGFTAATLPTPMMNILNGGEHADNNVDIQEFMIMPVGAPTFKEAVRMGAEIFHSLKKVLKAKGYNTGVGDEGGFAPNLQSNEEALSTIIEAIEEAGYKPDEEVKLAMDVASSEIYEDGKYNLKGEGVVRTSEEMVDWYEELVNKYPIVSIEDGLDENDWEGTKLLTDRIGDRVQLVGDDLFVTNTTKLARAIEEGIGNSILIKVNQIGSLTETFEAIEMAKRAGYTAVISHRSGETEDATIADIAVATNAGQIKTGAPSRTDRVAKYNQLLRIEDQLLGTATYAGGKAFYNLNK
- a CDS encoding HPr family phosphocarrier protein codes for the protein MIEQSITIELETGLQARPAAQFVQQANRFSSHIFIEKDKKRVNAKSIMGLMSLAVGHGEEITLIADGTDEEHAVNQLADFVKE
- a CDS encoding sugar-binding transcriptional regulator, with the protein product MRALIDLQKKLFPDVLEIMQRRYQLLHYIRLMQPVGRRALSDNSQLAERTVRSEVDFLSKQGAVEITSRGMHLTYEGQTILEQLAEFIKDVTGIKVLEQQLKEKLKLDHVVVIPGDSDELDWVKQEMGKACVEYLKTHLDTGETVAITGGSTMASVAEMMTPLEKANHCMFVPARGGLGERVENQANTICAEMAKKARGDYRLLYVPDPLSEESYQTIIEEPSIKEILNMIRNASIVIHGVGDAITMAERRKTPQTQLEIINERQAVGEAFGYYFNQTGEIVHKVRTVGLQLEDLPSAGDVIAVAGGKSKAQAIASYFQPGQSNVLITDEGAGLELIRDYPL
- the gpmI gene encoding 2,3-bisphosphoglycerate-independent phosphoglycerate mutase, with the translated sequence MSNQNLAALIILDGYAIRDEEMGNAVKQANTPNFDRYWSAFPHAQLQASGESVGLPDGQMGNSEVGHLNIGAGRVVYQSLTRINLSIREKEFMKNDKLINAVTHAKENDKALHIFGLLSDGGIHSHINHMYALLQLAANHGLEKVYVHGFLDGRDVDQQSALTYIQQAQEKMQELGVGQFATIAGRYYAMDRDNRWDRVKKSYDAIAYGEGPAYADPLEAVKESYEKEIYDEFVEPIVITDDNGHHIRSIEDEDAVVFFNFRPDRAIQISRSFANNEFNDFDRGENAPKHLHFVSMTQYSEAVDSKVAFAPNELKNTVGEVLADNNMKQLRIAETEKYPHVTFFMSGGREKKFEGEERILIDSPKVATYDLQPEMSAHEVTDALLKELDADKHNAIILNFANPDMVGHSGMLEPTIKAIETVDECLGKIVDKIHDKGGHAIITADHGNSDEVTTLEGNPMTAHTTNPVPVIVTKEGIHLRQDGILGDLSPTLLQLLKVQQPKEMTGNSLFK
- a CDS encoding YdcF family protein; protein product: MKKWIVITIWLIVCYVAFTGYSIWTYGENQANKQAEAAIVLGAAQWNGEPSPVFEGRLKQGIELYKDGQVDYLIFTGGSSEEAVASEAEVGREYALEKGVPKSDILIESTSQVTKENLSNAKQVAKKEEVNSFLIVSDQYHLKRAVAMARENGMKAIGVPTDYSAYQTLETKMPFFLREWVYFLGYKLLDPFV
- a CDS encoding nitroreductase family protein, producing MKLIEAMKDRRSIHDFRKELVDEATLEEIFRLASWAPNHRLKEPWEVMLFQNDAARDYAELVIESYIKEGFAAGYDSVKTNKMMQGIKQFMIDIPHHALIYMEHDTDFHKFEEDYAAVCAFIQNAQLAAWEKGVGVLWTTSPYIHDHDFIEGIGLDPVYHKVAGVLQMGYPARVPRPKPRSPVDVTFRNDSFNKKI
- the gap gene encoding type I glyceraldehyde-3-phosphate dehydrogenase, which encodes MTVRIGINGFGRIGRNVFRAALKNNEVEVVAVNDLTDANMLAHLLQYDTVHGKLDEEVTVNGDNLVVGGKEVKVLSEKDPANLGWGDLGVEIVVESTGRFTQRDDAKKHLDAGAKKVVISAPAKQEDLTVVMGVNEDQYDKDQHHVISNASCTTNCLAPYAKVLNDKFGLKRGMMTTVHSYTNDQQILDLPHKDYRRARAAAENIIPTTTGAAQAVAKVLPELDGKLSGMAMRVPTSNVSIVDLVAELDKDVTAEEVNEALKAEAEGNLKGILDYSDEPLVSTDYNGNTHSSIIDGLSTLTLENNMVKIVSWYDNETGYSNRCVDLAVYLKSKGL
- a CDS encoding phosphoglycerate kinase encodes the protein MNKKTIRDVEVRGKTVFCRVDFNVPMSGGEVSDDTRIKAALPTIQHLTSNGAKVVLSSHLGRPKGQVVEELRLDPVAKRLSELIGQTITKTDGVVGEEVNTALSETQGGDILLIENVRFHPGEEKNDPELAKAFANMADLYVNDAFGAAHRAHASTAGVAEHIPAVAGFLMEKEINVLGKALSNPDRPFTAIIGGAKVKDKIGVIDNLIDKVDHLIIGGGLAYTFVKAQGHEIGKSLLEEDKVELAKEYMEKAEQKGVDFLMPEDVIVADDFSDSASTKEVAIDNIPADWEALDIGPKTRANYAKVIKDSKLVIWNGPMGVFELETFANGTKDVAKALADTKGYTVIGGGDSAAAVEKFGYADDMDHVSTGGGASLEFMEGKDLPGVALLNDK
- the whiA gene encoding DNA-binding protein WhiA; the protein is MSFASEIKKELTNVEADESSNESELAALVRMNGTFSLSNQSYLLDIQTENAAIARRIYTLLKKLYPYPVELLVRKKMRLKKNNVYIVRMKDNAEKVLKDLEILNGPLSINPEIPKKYLKSTGGKRAYLRGAFLAGGSVNNPETSSYHLEIYSSDESHNEALCELMNGFDLHARTLERKKGFITYLKEAEKITELISNIGAHQALFKFEDVRIVRDMRNSVNRLVNCETANLNKTIGAAFRQVENIRFIKKSVGLDALPDKLQEIATLRLQHQEVSLKELGELVSGAPISKSGINHRLRKIDDFANKVRRGEVKESNQN
- the tpiA gene encoding triose-phosphate isomerase, which encodes MRKQVIAGNWKMNKTHTEAEEFIQAAKNEVPSANEVESVVCAPFPFLQKMVEETKGTALEVGAQNMHFEESGAFTGEVSPVMLKELGVSYVVLGHSERREIFKETDEEVNKKVHAAFKHELTPIVCVGETLEQREADQTMDHVEAQVKKALEGLSDEQASNTIIAYEPIWAIGTGRTATSEQANEVCTHIRKVVGDFVNADAAEAVRIQYGGSVKPANVDELLSQSDIDGALVGGASLEADSFLKLVEAGKHE
- the clpP gene encoding ATP-dependent Clp endopeptidase proteolytic subunit ClpP; this translates as MNLIPTVIEQTNRGERAYDIYSRLLKDRIIMLGSPIDDNVSNSIVAQLLFLAAEDPEKDISLYINSPGGSITSGMAIYDTMQFIGPNVSTICTGMAASMGAFLLNAGAKGKRYALPNSEVMIHQPLGGTQGQASDIEIHAKRIIKMREKLNQILSERTGQPLEVIERDTDRDNFMSAHEAVEYGLIDKVMEKTSDK